The window AGAATTCATCTATTTTAGCAACAGCCTTGACTGCTCAGAATTGATAATTAAAAATGAAACAACAAATGCCGGTGATAAAATACTAGCAAGCATTGCCGCAGAAATAATCTCAGAAAAAACCGAAGATCCAGAGCTTAAAAGCACAGGCAACATTGTAGACCCATACGTCAATCTTTATTATTTAATTAAGAAAAGTATTGAATTTTGTGCTTATTATCGAGAAGAAATTGAGAAAATTGCACTTGATGCAGGACCGACGAACACTCCAATCTGACAGCAGGCTGGAACAGGTCAAACGCATTTCCGGATATGGTGGGAATTTCGCCTGGAGTAAATGCAGGTGGGCAGGAAGAAAACGTATGAAACTCAACGTCAGTGGTAAAAAGATATTCGGCAACGGGATAAGTTTTGACGGTGAGTACCCCGCCCTCCAAGCGGTGCTGATCAACGAGCGAGTGATGGTGATATTCGACTGGATGGCCTTTGAGAGGGATATCCCTGCTCGAAACCTCTTCTGCTATGACCGCTCCGGCAATCTTCTATGGCGCGCGCCAGCTATTGGAATGGGGGCCGTTGATGCCTATACCGACGTGACGAACGAGGAGCCGCTGTGGGTTGGGAACTTTGCTGGCTGCAGTTGCCGGATCGATGAAGCGTCTGGCCAGGTGCTAGAGACTCGCTTTACGAAATGACTGGCTCACATTTGAGTGATCCAGACCAAACTGAGATTCCCTCACTTTGCCCTGGCCGCGAACCACCGAGGATTTCTCCGTGGTTCGAAATTCCCACCGTTCAGGGGTATTTCCCCATTGAAGGGTCAGGCCTATTGAGGGAAGGTTTCCACCGACGGAGTAAACCTGTCCCTCGCAAGATCCGAAGTTGGTCATTGGTACGCGACATGTTTTCATAATTCGCAAAACGTGTCACGACACCTGCCCTACCGGAATGGGATGGCAGGTCCAGCCCCCAATTGAGGTCGGGTCGTTCAACTTCCCCCTTTAGGGAGTGTTCCTCAAATTGAGGAAGTCCCACCACTCGCCAGTGCCCCCCCCCCCCCCCGCACCCGACCTCAGATTTAGGGTGAACGAATCGTTCGCCTGAGCTGCTGTATCACTTTGCCTAGTATCGAATTACTGCAACAAAAATCCCTCCTTCCGATCCGCCAAAACCAACTATTTCAGTCCCGCTCCATCCTGTTTCGTGTAGCACTTAAGGTGTGCCTGAGCTGATACGCGAAAATTCGTGTTTATTTGCGCATTCCGCTCGATAAGTGACACTCATAGTGCAACATTATTAGCAGAACACCTTAACTGATACGGACAGCACATCATGTTCATCCGCGCATACCTCCCAGCATCGACTGAAGAGCAGGATGCCGGCCTGCCCGGGCTTCACTCGAGCAATTCGCCACCGACCACAACAAGGTAATCGCCAGTGTGTACCTGGAGAACGCCAGCGGCGCGTCGGCAGATCGGCCTGAGTTGCTACGCCTGCTCAAAGATGCGCGCAAGGTTGACGTACTGCTGGTGGAGTCGATAGACCGCCTCTCGCGCCTTCCTGTGGATGATTGGCAGAAGCTCAAGGCTGTGGTCGATTCCAAGGGTTTGCGCATCGTCGCACTCGACCTGCCGACCAGCCACCTGGGAATGCGGGACACCAAGGGCGATGAGTTCACCGGCCGGATGCTGGGCGCGATTAACTCAATGCTAGTGGAGATGATGGCGGCGATTGCACGCAAGGATTACGAGCAGCGGCGCGAACGACAGGACCAGGGCATCGAAAAAGCAAAAGCCGCAGGTAAGTACCAAGGGCGACCAGTCGATCAGGATCTACACAAACGCGTTTCTGAACTGCTCTACGCCGGCCTGGGTATTCGCGCCACGGCTAGGCACGCTAACTGCTCAACAACTACGGTGCTTAGGATAAAACAGTCAGTATTGACTCAGCCTGCCCTGATAGAACCCATCTGAGACAGAACGGCGTAAGAGAACACCAGCCTATCGTTTACGCTACCTCTACTAGAGCTTTCTATCTTCTCGATCTTAGCAGCCATAAAAAATCCATTTGTATTTTTGAAGACGACTACTTCACCGATCATAGGGGTGCGTGTACGAGAGGAAAAATCACAGCTCTGTGGATTAACGACTTCTCGAGCTTCCTTCGCACCTCTCGCAATCGCCACGCCAGCAATGTTGTGAGGATCGCTGTAGACGTGAATCGAGGTGCTAGAAGCGCTGCTCCATTTAGTGAGGAAGTCTAGCTTCCCAAAGCCGCATAAAAATTCGCCATTGTTGTTGGAGTAGTCGAAATCTACGACCCCCTCCAGATCTGATGACGCAAAACCGGATAAACCTGCAACCAATTTTTCCAGGCCGTCGGTAGCCAATGGTGCCGAAGCCTGTGATTTGCTTTCTTCCATAGAACGAATAGCTGCGGCAGCGACTGTCGAGGGCGAAAGGCTTTGAAACGGACTCTGGCCGCGCACCGGACGCCGATTTATTCGCTGATCATAGATATCAAGAATCAAATCAGCATAGCTCTGCTCAAATTCAGGATCATTCCGGAAATCGACATACACTTTAGAAGTGAGAAATATCGGCACGCTATCCCCATCTATGACAGGTACACGGACGACTGGGATGATTTTCTCCAGTTTTACATTTCTCATGAGCTGTGCGGTGAGAATCATTGCTTCGTATCCAACCCCTCCCTTGCCTGAGTCGGCTTTGGAGACATAGGTAGGTGTGCAAACGGCAATCACTTTGTCCGCGGATGCCATGGAGTGCATGAAGCGCGGAAGATCCCCTCCGGATGGAAGATCCCATTGATCAAGAATGACGTGAATTCCATCGAACTCAAGCCGTCTAGCAAGGACCTCAACCCATTCCTTATGATCTCGGCTGTCGTGCGAATATGAGATGAAGACGCTAACTAACGGTGATCCTTCGGAAGCATTTGGCATAAGCAACCTCTAAAGGTCAAAAGCGACTTTGATCACCAATTGCACCCACCATGTAACCACAGAAGCTAAGAGATGGTGGGGAGAACGGCGGGAAGCCTCGAATTATATGGTGTCCCAGGGCAGGTTCGAACTGCCAACCTTCCCCTTAGGAGGGGGATGCTCTATCCAATTGAGCTACTGAGACACAGGGTTGTCGCGGCTGAACGCCACGCGACGGACGGCGTGCATGTTAACGGCAGGGCCCCGATTTGTCATGTCGTCCGTAGGGCTTTTTAAGTGTAGGCAGGCGCCCTGCAATCCTGCGGGAAGTTTTACCGTGCATTTTGCACTACCGCAAAACGCCATCATTGCAGAGTGCAACCTCGTCAATCCGAAAAACTCTGCCAAATGCTTGTTTTTAAAGGACTTAACAGCGGTTAGACTGTTGGCACGACGGCTGCTTTGTCTGTTCATCGAGAACAATCGGAGCACCGCGCCATGAACAGCACTCTCTTGCTTGCAAACGCAATCGCATTGACGGTTTTGGTCGGTCCTCACTTTGTTCCGGAGCGCGCCGAGCCGGTCGCCCAACGCATGCCGCATTACTTGCAGGTGCAGCGAGCGCCGCAGTTGGCGGTGTTGAACGCGCAGAGCTTCGCGCCTCAAGCGGTCAGCGAGCCGCAGCAGGCAATGTCAGCACACGTTTCCGAACGTCTGGTTTTTTGAAATATTTTCAGGAGTACAGCATGTCCAAATCAGCAGCAGGATTTCTGATCCTCGCCTTATTGAGTGGCGTTGTGCATTTTTCGCTGTTCGAGGAAACCGAAATCACCCTGCCCCTGGTTGGTTGTGGCGTGTTTGCGGTGTTGTTCGTGCTGGCGCTGGTCGCCGGGCGCAAGATCAAATTTGATCCGGTGTTGCGTTGATTTTTATCCATTTCAGCAGTTGATTGACGGCGTCTGCCAAGGCGCCCGAGTTATCGATCAGGTGGACGGGCTCATCACTTGATCGCCTGTCCTTGAACAGCGTATTGCGGGCCAGTCTCGCGTCGATTTGCTCCAGCGTCTCGCGGCCCCGTCTGAGCAGTCGCTCACGCAAGACCTCATCCTTCACCGTCAATAAAACCGGCAGCAGTGTCGGGTAGCGCTCAAGTGCCTGCCGTAGGTTGGCGCGAGAACCATTCACCAATACATGTCGCCCGGATTTCAACCACTCGTCCATTTGTGCGGGAATGCCATAGGCGAGGCCATTGGCCTGCCAGGCGAGGGAAAAATCGCCTGCCCGCTGGCACTGTTCGAACTCTTCTGGCGTCACGCCAATTGCGTCTTCGCCCACCGATTCCGCTGAGCGCGTGATCACTCGACGCATCACTTCGCAGTTCAACGCACGAAGTGGCTCACGGGCGGCCTCAATCAGGCTGTCCTTGCCTGAGCCGGACGGTCCCATCAGATAAATAAGCCTGCCATCCATCTTGAAAACGCCCTCCGGCATGCTTCAGCGCTAGTAAATCGGCAAATTGCCACTATCCTGTACAGGTAAGGAACAAGGATCGAAAGCCGCATAGCATGCACGCTCTGAGGTCTTCGGACATCAACTGATGTGCACTTGGAAGCGGTCAGTCATGCGGGTGAAGGCAAAGTTTTCAAACCAGTCCGCATTTCTGATAATTGGTGCTGGCATTACGCCTTTACCCGGCTCAATATTTGTCACAGAATTGACGCCAATGATCTGGCAATTTTGAGGCATGATGCCGGCCTCTTAACAATTCAGGTTGAACCATTTGGCGCGGATGCTTGTCCTACCACACATCCTGCGGCCAATTCCGAGAACCGCTCCCCTGAACTAACCGGTTAAATATATGCGCCCATTGAAACAGGCAATTTATTCCAGCCGTACGGCTGACAAGTTTGTCGTACGTCTGCCAGACGGAATGCGTGAACGCATTGCCGAGGTGGCTCGCAATCATCATCGCAGCATGAACTCCGAGATCATTGCGCGCCTTGAGCAGAGTCTTATTCAGGAAGGCGCACTGGGCGAAGAGCTGAGCATGCGCCTGGACAGCCCGGAGCTGTCGTTGCACGAGCGCGAGCTGCTGCAACGCTTCCGTCAACTGTCTCACCGTCAGCAGAACGCGTTGGTGTCCTTGATCGCCCACGACGCTGAAATGGCCGCAGACGCGTCCTGAGCCACACCGAACAGCTCAAAGCCAGCATAAGTGCTGGCTTTTTTTTGCCTGCGATTCGACACGTTAGCCGCCAGGCACACATTCGTGGTGAGGGGATTTATCCCCGATGGACTGCGAAGCGGCCCCAAAAAGAGGGACTGCTGCGCAGTCCATCGGGGATAAATCCCCTCGCCACAGGTTACCAATCACCCATCAGACAGGCACAAAAAAGCCCGCCATTCGGCGGGCTTTTGCATTGCAGCGAATCAGAGCAGGAAGATCGTCGCCAACCCCAGGAAGATGAAGAAACCACCGCTGTCGGTCATTGCAGTGATCATGACGCTGGCCCCCATTGCCGGGTCGCGCCCCATCTTCGCCAGCGTCATCGGGATCAATACACCCATCAACGCCGCCAGCAACAGGTTGAGGGTCATTGCCGCAGTCATCACGACGCCCAGCGACCAGCTGCCGTAAAGCAGGTAGGCGACGACACCGATGACCCCGCCCCAGACCAGACCATTGATCAGCCCGACCGCCAACTCTTTGCGCATCAGACGCGACGTGTTACCGGTGCTGACCTGGTCGAGCGCCATGGCACGCACGATCATGGTGATCGTCTGGTTACCGGAGTTGCCACCGATACCCGCCACGATCGGCATGAGCGCCGCGAGCGCTACCAGCTTCTCGATCGAACCTTCAAACAGGCCGATCACCCGGGACGCAACGAACGCGGTAATCAGGTTGACCGCCAGCCACGCCCAACGGTTACGCAGCGATTTCCACACCGACGCGAAGATGTCTTCCTCTTCACGCAGACCCGCCATGTTGAGGACTTCGCTTTCGCTCTCCTCACGAATCAGGTCGACCATTTCGTCGATGGTCAGACGGCCGATAAGCTTGCCGT of the Pseudomonas sp. Seg1 genome contains:
- a CDS encoding toll/interleukin-1 receptor domain-containing protein, whose protein sequence is MPNASEGSPLVSVFISYSHDSRDHKEWVEVLARRLEFDGIHVILDQWDLPSGGDLPRFMHSMASADKVIAVCTPTYVSKADSGKGGVGYEAMILTAQLMRNVKLEKIIPVVRVPVIDGDSVPIFLTSKVYVDFRNDPEFEQSYADLILDIYDQRINRRPVRGQSPFQSLSPSTVAAAAIRSMEESKSQASAPLATDGLEKLVAGLSGFASSDLEGVVDFDYSNNNGEFLCGFGKLDFLTKWSSASSTSIHVYSDPHNIAGVAIARGAKEAREVVNPQSCDFSSRTRTPMIGEVVVFKNTNGFFMAAKIEKIESSSRGSVNDRLVFSYAVLSQMGSIRAG
- a CDS encoding PA3371 family protein — its product is MSKSAAGFLILALLSGVVHFSLFEETEITLPLVGCGVFAVLFVLALVAGRKIKFDPVLR
- the phnN gene encoding phosphonate metabolism protein/1,5-bisphosphokinase (PRPP-forming) PhnN, with protein sequence MDGRLIYLMGPSGSGKDSLIEAAREPLRALNCEVMRRVITRSAESVGEDAIGVTPEEFEQCQRAGDFSLAWQANGLAYGIPAQMDEWLKSGRHVLVNGSRANLRQALERYPTLLPVLLTVKDEVLRERLLRRGRETLEQIDARLARNTLFKDRRSSDEPVHLIDNSGALADAVNQLLKWIKINATPDQI
- a CDS encoding Arc family DNA-binding protein; protein product: MRPLKQAIYSSRTADKFVVRLPDGMRERIAEVARNHHRSMNSEIIARLEQSLIQEGALGEELSMRLDSPELSLHERELLQRFRQLSHRQQNALVSLIAHDAEMAADAS